AGAGGAATCATCTGATGTGTCAGCAGGTTTCACATCTTCTGGAActgacttttttatttctgcttttgcatcTGTGCTTGTTTCATCCCCAGGAGATGAAAAGCCAATACTTGGAAGCCAAAATTTAAATCTTCCAGGAGATCTTTTATTAtcagtcttttctttctcattggTTATGTCTTTTTCTTCACCTTCCACTGCTTCAACTACATCTTCATCTtcagagagaggagctgcagttaTTCCCTCTGGTGATTTACCAGGAAAACCCTCTTCAAGTTTACTGGAACCCTTTACTTCAGCAGCAGATGTTTTTAACTTTGACAAACTTACTTTTCCTCTAGATTCTTCAGACCCATGGTGTGGTTTGTCAGACAGTTTAagctcagcactgccagttctctgtgctgctgctccaaagcTTTCACCAGCACCTGTAGGTCTTCTCACTGATGCATCTCCTGTTGGAGATGGCTGCTGGACCAGCACATCTAAATCACTGTGTGATTCAGGCAACTTGGCCTTGAGCAATGAGAatcccaaagcagcagttttGACCTCTGATGACAGAATCTCTGattctttcagtatttcagtagTATAAATTTCACACCGCTCAATAGCAACATGTTCAGGTTCTACTTTTTCACTTACTTCTTGGCCCTCTATGTAAGACCAATGAATGTCTTGTCCTGCACTTGAAAGGGAGGACTCTATGGTAGCTGTCATTTGTGCTGTTTTAATGTCAGGTTCAGTCAGTGtcaaaattttgctttttgctttttgaataCCCCCCTCTACAGCTCCCTGTGTTTCTTCAGAGATAGCAGAGCTTGCTTGCAGTCGCACTATTTCAATGTCAGTACTAGATCCCTTTGGATCTGTTACTACTTTTGACAGTAAAACATCAGCTTCAATTGGGAGAGTTCTGAAAGTGAATCTTGGTATTTTTAGTTTGGGAATTTTTACACTTACTTCTGGGACACCTTGTGTTTGGTCCACTGTTTCCCCTGTTATTCTGGCAGATGCTTCTTTATGATCTAGACCTGGACTTTTCAGGCCAATCAATCCTTCTGGTTTTTGTaactgcatttctgcagtgtcTCTTTCACTTTGAGGTGCTGAATCAGCTTCTGACTTTGGCAAACTGGTATCATCTTCAAACCCCTTGATTTCAGAATGCAACATTCCAAACCTTGGAATCTTAAACTTGTATGCTTTAATTTTACTTGTTTCTGCTCTGTCTTCTACTTGCACTTCCACTCCTGCAGACACATCCTTTTCAACACTTTTCACgcaaaatttcatttcaggatCTACTCCAGTAATTTTAACATCCGTCTTCAATGTCGGAACTTCTACCTTTAGATCTTCCAGTTTAGCAGTAACGTAAGTACCATCTTCTGATCCTTTTGTTGTAGACCATTCACACACAGTCCTTTTTAATTGACTTTCTTCACTGTCTTTTCCTGTAATTTTCACCTCGCcctttatctttccttttttgattGCTGCCTCTTTGTTTGGAATATCTAGCTCTTCCTTTGGAAGATTAACatctattttcttctgtgttgcATCCAGAGTAATTTCAGCTGATGATGGCTTGCATCCTACCCCTGATGTCTCTAATTTCATAGAACTTTCTACTTTTTGGACATTTATATCCTGTGATTTGCCTTTATGCTCTGGAGACGTCAGAGTACACGTAGGAAACCTATTTGTTGAACTCCTGGCTTTGTCAGTTTCTGAAGCACTTGGGTATGATTTAGACAATTCTGCTGTAGACACTGTGATTTCTGAAGTATGTCCTTCAGCACTGCGCTTAACTACCTCTGCATAAGTTTCAGTTTTTGGAAGACTCACTCCACTATCTGTTCTTTCTGCAGATAATGAAATATGTCCTTCAATTTCTGGCAAGCTAACATTAGACATCTTCACAGAATCTTCTAATTTTTGAATCCCTTCTTTTCCAATAGTAATTTCAGCAACTGCATGTGGTAATGAGAAGGTATTTTCAGGAACacttgtttcagtttgtgctttAGCAGAAGGAATAGTTGCCTGAGCTTTTTCCATACTTCTTTCAATATCGGCATCacttttttgttcctttaagGATGACCTGCCAAATGCAGGTATTCTGAATTTTGGCATTTTAAACCATCCCTGATGTTCTTCAGTCTGAActtcttcagcttttatttcatgttcttttaGTTTGATTTCCTTCTCCTCAAGACTCTCACTAACACTCTCTGTCTTTGGTTTGGACACTGACTGGGTGCTTATGTCTACCTTTGCATCTTCAATGCCACCTGTCAGAGCTTGGGGTGTTTTTATCTTACCATCAACTCCTCCAGGATCTGACATATCAGATATAAGTTCTGATGCTGGAACTCCCACAGCAATGCCAGCAATTTCATTTGTTGTTCTTAGTTGGGGTAGCTCAGCCTCTATTTTTGGAGAGCTGATCTCTGTCTCTGGGACTTTCCCTTTTATTCGGGAGATTCCAAACTTTGTCTTCTGGAACGTGGGCATTTTAATCTTCCCTTCAGGACCTTCcaatttcacttttcttccaTCCACAACTGATGAGCTTTCTGTTAGTATATCAGGGCTCTTCAAATCAACTGAAGCTTCTCCTTTGGGGAGCTTAGTACCTGTTTTTTGAATGTTACATTCATTGGCAGAACTTATTTTTAAGTCAACCTGTTGAAAGCTCCTCTCTGAGGGAGTCAAAGAAGCATCAATCTTTGCTGAGCTGACTGTTATTTCAGTTTTAGAGGCTTCAGTTTCTACTCTGGAAAACTCCAGAGTGTGGACTCTAGTGTCAGCCAGTTTTATGCTGATTTGTGCCCCTTCTTCAGTCCCTTCAGGATGACTTTTTTCTATATCAGGTATCTTAATAGAATCATCACCCTCTATTTCTGTTTTAGGAAGAGTAGCATCAACTTCAACTTTTTGAGATTTTGGAACCTTTATCTTGGAGAGTGAAATTTTAGGCATGACAAATTGAGGTTTTTTAATTGGACTTTTTTGTTCAACTTTTCCTGAGGATATTTCCAGATCAAGGTCTGCCCCACTACCTTGATCATCAGCTGCAGTTTCTTTCACTTCTGTGTCTATTCTGCTTGACACGACAGCAAGCTTTTGGTCTTCCAAATTTGCTCCAGAATCAGATTTAACACTTGCTTCCTTCTTTGGTGACCAACTGAAGGACGGAAGTTTGAATTTGGGCATTTTGAAAtgtccttccttctcttctccttctccatcttgctttatttCCCCCTTGATCGTTACTGCTGCATCTGAATCCTGAATATCACTGTCTGGTTTTGGAAAAGGGATGTCAGCTGATGGGAGGTGAACATCAGCCTCTGATGTCTTACTGTCAGTTTTGGTAATTTTGGCTTCAGGGCTGTAAATCCTTTTTTCTGTGCCACATTCTGCCTTCAAGTCTGGTGCTTCAACAGCAATGTCAGATATTTCTACTGTTGCTTTTAGTTGGGGAACCTTGACTTCTGATTTGGATTGGCCAACATCCTTTTCCAACCTTTTCCCTTTAGAAAGTGTAATTCCTACCTTTGGCATTTGGAATTTAGACATTTTTGTTTTCGCTTCAGAACCTTCAGCTTTTATCTCTACATCACCCACAGCAATTTCACTTGATTTTCTTTCAACACTTATGTCAGGACTCTTCACCTCAAGCAAACCTTCAGGTGTCATCTTAATATCTGAGGTGGAGAGGCTGGCATTAGCAGCAGCCGATTTCAGAGTCAGATCATCTCCTTCACAGGTAGGAACTTTGACCTCACCTGTAGGCATGCTAATATGCATCTCTACTTTGGGAGCTTGGGCTTCTGGTTTGGAAAATTCTGAAGGTGGGACTGTAACTTTAGGCACTTTTATGCCCAGTCCTGCAACTTCTCCACTACTTCCTTTCTCAGATTTCTGAACAGaaacagcttctttttcttctttgggtCCAGAAACATCAGTTTCCAGTACAGGCAGAGAGACCTGTACTTTCTGACCCTTAATTTTAGGGAATGAGATCTTTGGCATGGTAAATTGGGACTTCTTGGTTTTGGCCTTTTCACCATCTTTTTCTGTTGTATCAAATTCTTCATGAGTGTATTGATTCTCAGGAGTAGGTAAAGTTAATTCAGATCCCATGTCTCCAGATAAGGTAGACAAAGTGGGTCCTTCCAGATGTTCCTCAACAGGAGAAGGAGCAATAGCTTCTTTCTTTGGTGACCACCTAAATGAAGGCAGCTTGAATTTTGAtgatttaaatttgttttctttctcctcagtACCCTTTTCTCCTGTAGCTACTTCCTGTTCTGCCTTGCACTCTAAATCTGGGCCACGGATTTCTGCTTCTAAGTTGGGCAAGGTAGCCTCCATGGGTGAGAGATTTGGGTCCACTGTTGGTGCATCCAGAACAACTTCAAGTGAAGGTTTATGCAACTTTACACCAAGATGGGGATCAGAAATTTGAGCTGTTTTTTCAATATCAGGACCAGTCATATCAGATGATATCCTTCCCTTGGAAATGTCAGATTGCACGTTGGAACCAATGTCACCTTCAGATGCCTTTCCCTTAGATCGAATTCTGAATTTTGGTTTTCGGAATTTAGGAATTTTAACTGTGACCTCTGTGTCAACCAAAGATATTTCAGCAGATGTGGTTTTGCCCTCTAGCTTAAAACCTCCTTGCTCCTCAGAACCATCTTCACCTAAAACTTCAAAATCTGAAAGATTTTCATCACCAAGAGAAGCTAATTTTGATTCTGATTCTGTTAGATTAATTTGGTATTTAGTAAGAGTAACATCCCCCTTTTGTAATGAGGACTCCAGATCAATTTTAGATGAAGTCACTTCAGATTTAGAAAAACCAATGCTAGGAACTCTGAATTTGGTACTTTTAGACACACTCTCCCCCTTAACATCAGAAAAACGCTTAGGTTCAACACTCTCAGAAGGTACAGAAGAAGCATCCTCTGTTAAAGAATAACAAAGagtttctgaaacagaaacatcaCATCCAGATTGGCTTTGAGCATGAGGTTTGAAAGTCttagaaagagaaattttaggCATTCTAAATACAGAAGTTTTAGATTTGCCAATGTCCTCCCCTTTACCACAGGAAGAATCAAGCGGAGCATCAAAGCTGGGCGCTTGGATCTCAGAGTCAGAAAATGTCACATCAGTAATGGCAGATCCTGAGGGCACCGTCACTTGGGGCTCGGGGAGGCTGACGTCCACTTCTGCGGCCGCGGTGCCCTtggcctctctgctgctggaccaGCCAAAGGAAGGCATGCCGAACTTGGGCATCTTGAACTTGCCATCCTTGGTCTTGGCGGCCTCATTCTCTGGGACTTTGGCCTCTCCTTCAAGGCTCATCGTGGCCTCAGGCGCCTGCAGGTCGACGCTAGCCTGTGGAAGAGTGACGTCGACGGAGGGCATGCTGATGTCCACCTCTGGAGCTTTGATGTCAGCTTTGGGCATCTTGAGGGAGGGCTTCTCCAGCTTCACACTGGTGCTTTCCCCTGCAACCATCACGGTGGCGGAGGGGAGCTCAACTTCAGCCTCAGCTGTGGGCACCTCACCCTTGGGCGAGGACACTTTGAATTTGGGCTTGTCGAACTTGGGCATCTTGAGCTTGCCTTTCAGGCCCGtgccttccagctccagcttgcCTTCGGCAGACGGCGCTTTGAGGTCTACATCAGGcgcctggagctccagggagccTTCGACAGAGGGCAGCTTGACGTCTGGGGCCGTAACAGTGATGTCGCTGTCTGAGGCCTTGAGCTCTGCCTGCGGGAGGCTGATGTCTGCCTCCAGTTTGGGAGACTTGACGGTGGGCTTGGAGAAGACCACGCTGGGCACCTTGACTTTGGGCATGTGTATTTTCATACCGCCACCTTCTGCTTTGCCTGCGGCCACCTCCAGGCTGCCTTCAGCCTCGGGGCCCTGCCGGGCGACTTCGCCCTCTGAGGCTTTGGGCAGCGAGACCTCGGCCTTGGGCAGGCTGACCTGCGCCTGGGGAGCTTTCATTTTGGGCAGCTTGACGCTGGGCATCTTGACGTCTGGCATCTTGAATCTGCCTTTCTCACTCTCCGCTGCTACCGTGGCTGTCTCGATGGTCACCTCCACACCGGGCGCTTGGATTTCGGCCGTGGGAAGGGTCACCTCCACTTCAGTGGCTCTCGATGGCACCGTCACTTGGGGTTCGTGGAGGCTGATGTCCACCTCTGCGGCCGCGGTGCCCTtggcctctctgctgctggaccaGCCAAAAGAAGGCATGCCGAACTTGGGCATCTTGAACTTGCCGTCCTTGGCCTTGGCGGCCTCCTTCTCTGGGACTTTGGCCTCCCCTTCAAGGCTCATGGTGGCCTCAGGCGCCTGCAGGTCGACGCTAGCCTGTGGAAGAGTGACGTCGACAGAGGGCAGACTGATGTCCACCTTGGGAGCTTTGATGTCAGCTTTGGGTATGTTGAGGGACGACTTCTCTACCTTCACACCGGTGCCCTCCACTGTAGCCGTCACGGTGGCGCAGGGGAGCTCAACCTCAGCGCTGGGCAGGCTGACCTCAGCTGTGGGCACCTCACCCTTGGGCGAGGACACTTTGAATTTGGGCTTGTCGAACTTGGGCATCTTCAGCTTGCCTTTCAGGCCCGtgccttccagctccagcttgcCTTCGGCAGACGGCGCTTTCAGGTCTACGTCAGGcgcctggagctccagggagccTTCGACAGAGGGCAGCTTGACTTCTGGGGCCGTAACAGTGATGTCGCTGTCGGTGGCCTTGAGCTCTGCCTGCGGGAGGCTGATGTCTGCCTCCAGATTGGGAGACTTGAGGGTGGGCTTGGAGAAGACCACGCTGGGCACCGTGACTTTGGGCATGTGTATTTTCATACCGCCACCTTCTGCTTTGCCTGCGGCCACCTCCAGGCTGCCTTCAGCCTTGGGGCCCTGCAGGGTAACTTCACCCTCCGGGGCTTTGGGCAGCGAGACCTCGGCCTTGGGCAGGCTGACCTGCGCCTGGGGAGCTTTCATTTTGGGCAGCTTGATGCTGGGCATCTTGACGTCGGGCATCTTGAATCTGCCTTTCTCTCCATCTGCTGCACCCGTGGCCGTCTCGATGGTCACCTCCACACCGGGCGCTTGGATTTCGGCCGTGGGAAGGGTCACCTCCACTTCAGTGGCTCCAGAAGGCACTGTCACTTGAGGCTCGGGGAGGCTGACGTCCACTTCTGCGGCCACGGTGCCCTtggcctctctgctgctggaccaGCCAAAGGAAGGCATGCCGAACTTGGGCATCTTGAACTTGCCGTCCTTGGTCTTGGCGGCCTCCTTCTCTGGGACTTTGGCCTCTCCTTCAAGGCTCACCGTGGCCTCAGGCGCCTGCAGGTCGATGCTAGCCTGTGGAAGAGTGACGTCGACGGAGGGCAGACTGATGTCCACCTTGGGAGCTTTGATGTCAGCTTTGGGCATCTTGAGGGAGGGCTTCTCCAGCTTCACACTGGTGCTTTCCCCTGCAGCCGTCATGGTGGCGTACGGGAGCTCAACTTCAGCCTCAGCTGTGGGCACCTCACCCTTGGGCGAGGACACTTTGAATTTGGGCTTGTCGAACTTGGGCATCTTGAGCTTGCCTTTCAGGCCCGtgccttccagctccagcttgcCTTCGGTAGACGGCGATTTGAGGTCTACGTCAGGcgcctggagctccagggagccTTCGACAGAGGGCAGCTTGGCATCTGGGGCCGTGACAGTGATGTCGGTGTCAGGGgccttcagctctgcctgcgGGAGGCTGATGTCTGCCACCAGTTTGGGAGACTTGAGGGTGGGCTTGGAGAAGACCACGCTGGGCACCTTGACTTTGGGCATGTGTATTTTCATACCGCCGACATCCACTTTGCCTGCGGCCACCTCCAGGCTGCCTTCAACCTCGGGGCCCTGCAGGGCGACTTCGCCCTCCAGGGCTTTGGGCAGCGAGACCTCGGCCTTGGGCAGACTAACCTGCGCCTGGGGAGCTTTCATTTTGGGCAGCTTGACGCTGGGCATCTTGACGTCTGGCATCATGAATCCTCCTTTCTCATTCTCCGGTGCAACCGTGGCCGTCTCGACGGTCACCTCCACACCGGGCGCTTGGATTTCGGCCGCGGGCAGGGTCACCTCCACTTCAGTGGCTCCAGAAGGCACCCTCACTTGAGGCTCAGGTAGGCTGACGTCCACTTCTGCGGCCACAGTGCCTTtggcctctctgctgctggaccaGCCAAAGGAAGGCATGCCGAACTTGGGCATCTTGAACTTGCCGTCCTTGGTCTTGGTGGCCTCCTTCTCTGGGAATTTGGCCTCCCCTTCAAGGCTCATGGTGGCCTCAGGCGCCTGCAGGTCGACGCTAGCTTGTGGAAGAGTGACGTCGACGGAGGGCAGACTGACGTCCACCTTGGGAGCTTTGATGTCAGCTTTGGGCATCTTGAGGGAGGGCTTCTCCAGCTTCACACTGGTGCTTTTCCCTGCAACCATCCCGGTGGCGGAGGGGAGCTCAACTTCAGCCTCAGCTGTGGGCACCTCACCCTTGGGCGAGGACACTTTGAATTTGGGCTTGTCGAACTTGGGCATCTTGAGCTTGCCTTTCAGGCCTGtgccttccagctccagcttgcCTTCGGTAGACGGCGATTTGAGGTCTACGTCAGGcgcctggagctccagggagccTTCGACAGAGGGCAGCTTGACGTCTGGGGCCGTGACAGTGATGTCGGTGTCAGGGGCCTTGAGCTCTGCCTGCGGGAGGCTGATGTCTGCCTCCAGATTGGGAGACTTGAGGGTGGGCTTGGAGAAGACCACGCTGGGCACCGTGACTTTGGGCATGTGTATTTTCATACCGCCACCTTCTGCTTTGCCTGCGGCCACCTCCAGGCTGCCTTCGGCCTCGAAGCCCTGCAGGGTGACTTCGCCCTCCGGGGCTTTGGGCAGCGAGACCTCGGTCTTGGGCAGGCTGACCTGCGCCTGGGGAGCTTTCATTTTGGGCAGCTTGACGCTGGGCATCTTGACGTCGGGCATCTTGAATCGGCCTTCTCTCCCTCCGCTGCTACCGTGGCTGTCTCGACGGTCACCTCCACACTGGGCGTTTGGATTTCGGCAGCGGGCAGGGTCACCTCCACTTCGGTGGCTCCGGATGGCACCGTCACTTGGGGTTCGGTGAGGCTGACGTCCACCTCTGCGTCTACGGTGCCCTtggcctctctgctgctggaccaGCCAAAGGAAGGCATGCCGAACTTGGGCATCTTGAATTTGCCGTCCTTGGTCTTGGCGGCCTCCTTCTCTGGGACTTTGGCCTCCCCTTCAAGGCTCATGGTGGCCTCAGGCGCCTGCAGGTCGACGCTAGCCTGTGGAAGAGTGACGTCGACGGAGGGCATGCTGATGTCCACCTTGGGAGCTTTGATGTCAGCTTTGGGCATCTTGAGGGAGGGCTTCTCCAGCTTCACACTGGTGCTTTCCCCTGCAACCATCACGGTGGCGGAGGGGAGCTCAACTTCAGCCTCAGCTGTGGGCACCTCACCCTTGGGCGAGGACACTTTGAATTTGGGCTTGTCGAACTTGGGCATCTTGAGCTTGCCTTTCAGGCCCGtgccttccagctccagcttgcCTTCGGCAGACAGCGCTTTGAGGTCTACGTCAGGcgcctggagctccagggagccTTCGACAGAAGGCAGCTTGACGTCTGGGGCCGTAACAGTGATGTCGCTGTCGGTGGCCTTGAGCTCTGCCTGCGGGAGGCTGATGTCTGCCTCCAGATTGGGAGACTTGAGGGTGGGCTTGGAGAAGACCACACTGGGCACCGTGACTTTGGGCATGTGTATTTTCATACCGCCGACATCCGCTTTGCCTGCGGCCAACTCCAAGCTGCCTTCGGCCTCGGGGCCCTGCAGGGTGACTTCGCCCTCCGGGGCTTTGGGCAGCGAGACCTCGGCCTTGGGCAGGCTGACCTGCGCCTGGGGAGCTTTCATTTTGGGCAGCTTGACGCTGGGCATCTTGACATCGGGCATCTTGAATCGGCCTCTCTCTCCCTCCGCTGCACCGTGGCTGTCTCGATGGTCACCTCCACACTGGGCGCTTGGATTTCGGCCGTGGGTAGCGTCAACTCCAGTTCGGTGGCTCCGGAAGGCATCGTCACTTGAGGCTCGGGGAGGCTGACGTCCACCTCTGCGGCCACGGTGCCTTtggcctctctgctgctggaccaGCCAAAGGAAGGCATGCCGAACTTGGGCATCTTGAACTTGCCATCCTTGGCCTTGGCGGCCTCCTTCTCTGGGACTTTGGCCTCTCCTTCAAGGCTCATGGTGGCCTCAGGCGCCTGCAGGTCGACGCTAGCCTGTGGAAGAGTGACGTCGACGGAGGGCAGACTGATGTCCACCTTGGGAGCTTTGATGTCAGCTTTGGGCATCTTGAGGGAGGGCTTCTCCAGCTTCACACTGGTGCTTTCCCCTGCAGCCGTCATGGTGGCGGAGGGGAGCTCAACTTCAGCCTCAGCTGTGGGCACCTCACCCTTGGGCGAGGACACTTTGAATTTGGGCTTGTCGAACTTGGGCATCTTGAGCTTGCCTTTCAGGCCCGtgccttccagctccagcttaCCTTCGGCAGACGGCGATTTGAGGTGTACATCAGGcgcctggagctccagggagctTTGGAGGGATGGCGGCTTGACGTCTAGGGCCGTGACAGTGATGTCAGTGTCTGGGGCATTGAGCTCTGCCTGCGGGAGGCTGATGTCTGCCTCCAGTTTGGGAGACTCGACGGTGGGCTTGGAGAAGACCACGCTGGGCACCGTGACTTTGGGCATGTGTATTTTCATACCGCCACCTTCTGCTTTGCCTGCGGCCACCTCCAGGCTGCCTTCAACCTCGGGGCCCTGCAGGGTAACTTCACCCTCCAGGGCTTTGGGCAGCGAGACCTCGGCCTTGGGCAGGCTGACCTGCGCCTGGGGAGCTTTCATTTTGGGCAGCTTGATGCTGGGCATCTTGACGTCGGGCATCTTGAATCTGCCTTTCTCTCCCTCCGCTGCTCCCGTGGCCGTCTCGATGGTCACCTCCACACTGGGCGCTTGGATTTCGGCCgtgggcagggtcacctccaCTTCAGTGGCTCCAGAAGGCACCGTCACTTGAGGCTCGGGGAGGCTGACGTCCACTTCTGCGGCCACGGTGCCCTtggcctctctgctgctggaccaGCCAAAGGAAGGCATGCCGAACTTGGGCATCTTGAACTTGCCGTCCTTGGTCTTGGCGGCCTCCTTCTCTGGGACTTTGGCCTCTCCTTCAAGGCTCATCGTGGCCTCAGGCGCCTGCAGGTCGACGCTAGCCTGTGGAAGAGTGACGTCGACGGAGGGCATGCTGATGTCCACCTTGGGAGCTTTAATGTCAGCTTTGGGCATCTTGAGGGATGGCTTCTCCAGCTTTACACTGGTGACCTCCCCTGCAGCCGTCACGGTGGCGGAGGGGAGCTCAACTTCATCCTCAGCTGTGGGCACCTCACCCTTGGGCAAGGACACTGTGAATTTGGGCTTGTCGAACTGGGGCATCTTGACATCGGGCATCTTGAATCTGCCTTTCTCTCCCTCCGCTGCTACCGTGGCCGTCTCGACGGTCACCTCCACCCTGGGCGCTTGGATTTCGGCCGCGGGCAGGGTCACCTCCACTTCAGTGGCTCCAGAAGGCACCGTCACTTGAGGCTCGGAGAGGCTGACGTCCACCTCTGCGTCCACGGTGCCCTtggcctctctgctgctggaccaGCCAAAGGAAGGCATGCCGAACTTGGGCCTCTTGAATTTGCCATCCTTGGTCTTGGCAGCCTCCTTCTCTGGGACTTTGGCCTCCCCTTCAAGGCTCATGGTGGCCTCAGGCGCCTGCAGGTCGATGCTAGCCTGTGGAAGAGTGACGTCGACGGAGGGCATGCTGATGTCCACCTTGGGAGCTTTGATGTCAGCTTTGGGCATCTTGAGGGAGGGCTTCTCCAGCTTCACACTGGTGCTTTCCCCTGCAGCCGTCATGGTGGCGGAGGGGAGCTCAACTTCAGCCTCAGCTGTGGGCACCTCACCCTTGGGCGAGGACACTTTGAATTTGGGCTTGTCGAACTTGGGCATCTTGAGCTTGCCTTTCAGGCCCGtgcctcccagctccagcttgcCTTCGGCAGACGGCGCTTTGAGGTCTACGTCAGGcgcctggagc
This sequence is a window from Serinus canaria isolate serCan28SL12 chromosome 5, serCan2020, whole genome shotgun sequence. Protein-coding genes within it:
- the AHNAK2 gene encoding protein AHNAK2 isoform X35, giving the protein MEVTLKTEVEAGASGFSVKGGGNEGIFIKKVLKESPASKIFSLREGDQLLSATIFFDNIKYEDALKILQYSEPYRVQFSLKRKIAVQEDLEHSTAQHKKERIGQEKELSESIPEETPHVSGKSISEEDRETLIVSQRVGRSKRPKKDRLSWPKFQSIKNKKILRHRRSHSTSDAYEPALQDISPTSTDTESQFPQEVHTKEKKGSQRKLKFPSIGFRMHRSKPEPQEKQRKEIKTTLISEREKIHQYDISLENPEILTVEYTTSPAYEMKTGEGHETLTKDVKEMKNGIPSHVKQCPEVEISIKKDKEATSKFSVPEVADITTDIPKPSLETADLKVSPTKKSPQASSKSRKKKQKGTADKKDGESGINIDLMGHSTKGSVQVKGLEIGTAKAELQTSETLQTGEKKAEEDTQIINIQKINYGISVPKRKETEADTTKQRSDVPQSVQEKTADMTSEDSRNVTGKTLMPDTESDVSTWKIQMPSFKVAKAPKTDIKITREESKEDTEDRVKKERMEEDAIPTNDKALNIEIGMKRGEKDIEGKESKFRLPKLKFPTFTWSSAKEETAQPEAQISDREVKVQTLEITGEPQVSGPPEKITVPTAETKVVISIGKIDENDTKQKHEGQMLSPKKTNIKSSPVERKTEDTKGKMWISKTDIEIEKMEFNEKSKDELLEMTPPNIKAPEVDISLPSVDVTLPQASVDLQAPEATMSLEGEAKVPEKEAAKTKDGKFKMPKFGMPSFGWSSSREAKGTVAAEVDVSPPEPQVTVPSGATEVEVTLPAAEIQAPGVEVTIETATVEAGGEKGGFKMPDVKMPSIKLPKMKAPQAQVSLPKAEVSLPKAPEGDVALQGPEAEGSLEVAAGKAEGGGMKIHMPKVKVPSVVFSKPTLKSPKLEADISLPQAELKAPDSDITVTAPDDKLPSVEGSLELQAPDVDLKAPSAEGKLELEGTGLKGKLKMPKFDKPKFKVSSPKGEVPTAEVSLPSAEVELPSATVTAAGEGIGVKLEKPSLKMPKADIKAPKVDISMPSVDVTLPQASVDLQAPESTMSLEGEAKVPEKEAAKAKDGKFKMPKFGMPSFGWSSSREAKGTVAAEVDVSLPEPQVTVPSCVTEVEVTLPGAEIQAPGVEVTIETATVAAESEKGGFKMPDVKMPSIKLPKMKAPQAQVSLPKAEVSLPKAPEGEVALQGPEAEGSLEVAAGKVDVGGMKIHMPKVKVPSVVFSKPTLKSPNLEADISLPQAELKATDSDITVTAPDAKLPSVEGSLELQAPDVDLKAPSAEGKLELGGTGLKGKLKMPKFDKPKFKVSSPKGEVPTAEAEVELPSATMTAAGESTSVKLEKPSLKMPKADIKAPKVDISLPSVDVTLPQASVDLQAPEATMSLEGEAKVPEKEAAKAKDGKFKMPKFGMPSFGWSSSREAKGTAAAEVDISLHEPQVTVPSRATEVEVTLPTAEIQAPGVEVTIETATVAAESEKGRFKMPDVKMPSVKLPKMKAPQAQVSLPKAEVSLPKASEGEVARQGPEAEGSLEVAAGKAEGGGMKIHMPKVKVPSVVFSKPTVKSPKLEADISLPQAELKASDSDITVTAPDVKLPSVEGSLELQAPDVDLKAPSAEGKLELEGTGLKGKLKMPKFDKPKFKVSSPKGEVPTAEAEVELPSATVMVAGESTSVKLEKPSLKMPKADIKAPEVDISMPSVDVTLPQASVDLQAPEATMSLEGEAKVPENEAAKTKDGKFKMPKFGMPSFGWSSSREAKGTAAAEVDVSLPEPQVTVPSGSAITDVTFSDSEIQAPSFDAPLDSSCGKGEDIGKSKTSVFRMPKISLSKTFKPHAQSQSGCDVSVSETLCYSLTEDASSVPSESVEPKRFSDVKGESVSKSTKFRVPSIGFSKSEVTSSKIDLESSLQKGDVTLTKYQINLTESESKLASLGDENLSDFEVLGEDGSEEQGGFKLEGKTTSAEISLVDTEVTVKIPKFRKPKFRIRSKGKASEGDIGSNVQSDISKGRISSDMTGPDIEKTAQISDPHLGVKLHKPSLEVVLDAPTVDPNLSPMEATLPNLEAEIRGPDLECKAEQEVATGEKGTEEKENKFKSSKFKLPSFRWSPKKEAIAPSPVEEHLEGPTLSTLSGDMGSELTLPTPENQYTHEEFDTTEKDGEKAKTKKSQFTMPKISFPKIKGQKVQVSLPVLETDVSGPKEEKEAVSVQKSEKGSSGEVAGLGIKVPKVTVPPSEFSKPEAQAPKVEMHISMPTGEVKVPTCEGDDLTLKSAAANASLSTSDIKMTPEGLLEVKSPDISVERKSSEIAVGDVEIKAEGSEAKTKMSKFQMPKVGITLSKGKRLEKDVGQSKSEVKVPQLKATVEISDIAVEAPDLKAECGTEKRIYSPEAKITKTDSKTSEADVHLPSADIPFPKPDSDIQDSDAAVTIKGEIKQDGEGEEKEGHFKMPKFKLPSFSWSPKKEASVKSDSGANLEDQKLAVVSSRIDTEVKETAADDQGSGADLDLEISSGKVEQKSPIKKPQFVMPKISLSKIKVPKSQKVEVDATLPKTEIEGDDSIKIPDIEKSHPEGTEEGAQISIKLADTRVHTLEFSRVETEASKTEITVSSAKIDASLTPSERSFQQVDLKISSANECNIQKTGTKLPKGEASVDLKSPDILTESSSVVDGRKVKLEGPEGKIKMPTFQKTKFGISRIKGKVPETEISSPKIEAELPQLRTTNEIAGIAVGVPASELISDMSDPGGVDGKIKTPQALTGGIEDAKVDISTQSVSKPKTESVSESLEEKEIKLKEHEIKAEEVQTEEHQGWFKMPKFRIPAFGRSSLKEQKSDADIERSMEKAQATIPSAKAQTETSVPENTFSLPHAVAEITIGKEGIQKLEDSVKMSNVSLPEIEGHISLSAERTDSGVSLPKTETYAEVVKRSAEGHTSEITVSTAELSKSYPSASETDKARSSTNRFPTCTLTSPEHKGKSQDINVQKVESSMKLETSGVGCKPSSAEITLDATQKKIDVNLPKEELDIPNKEAAIKKGKIKGEVKITGKDSEESQLKRTVCEWSTTKGSEDGTYVTAKLEDLKVEVPTLKTDVKITGVDPEMKFCVKSVEKDVSAGVEVQVEDRAETSKIKAYKFKIPRFGMLHSEIKGFEDDTSLPKSEADSAPQSERDTAEMQLQKPEGLIGLKSPGLDHKEASARITGETVDQTQGVPEVSVKIPKLKIPRFTFRTLPIEADVLLSKVVTDPKGSSTDIEIVRLQASSAISEETQGAVEGGIQKAKSKILTLTEPDIKTAQMTATIESSLSSAGQDIHWSYIEGQEVSEKVEPEHVAIERCEIYTTEILKESEILSSEVKTAALGFSLLKAKLPESHSDLDVLVQQPSPTGDASVRRPTGAGESFGAAAQRTGSAELKLSDKPHHGSEESRGKVSLSKLKTSAAEVKGSSKLEEGFPGKSPEGITAAPLSEDEDVVEAVEGEEKDITNEKEKTDNKRSPGRFKFWLPSIGFSSPGDETSTDAKAEIKKSVPEDVKPADTSDDSSKQAEKAGWFRFPKLGFTSPSKKAKSVDKEEVGHKEGRLSDEDSPTDKPDVFFDAQESLSPKETGEGEKAETDGASSIVTSSARTELILLEEEKDIKSNIVGDTAK